Proteins co-encoded in one Oceanibaculum indicum P24 genomic window:
- a CDS encoding DMT family transporter — protein sequence MSQRQAYLLLALAALFWAANPALGRFLVGSVPPISLSFWRWSGAVIVMAPLALPALWKQRATLRQDWLAVLVLGFLSVTGFTTLVYVGLRYTTATNLSLLNATMPVMILIVARLLLGHVIGRQRLMGVAVCLAGVVLIVGQGSLETLLAVRFNPGDPIILAAMLCWASYSVLLARLKPRLPMLPFQLAAFVAGWFFLGLGFAWEAAAGAAWWPSPADVGWVPLVSLVFLAVFPSVLAFLFWQKGIEATSPGTAGYFIYLVPVFGTLLAVLTLGERLYWFHFAGMAAIFAGIWLAQRTTAKTG from the coding sequence GTGTCGCAACGGCAAGCCTACCTGCTGCTGGCCCTGGCGGCCCTGTTCTGGGCCGCCAACCCGGCGCTGGGGCGTTTCCTGGTGGGTAGCGTGCCGCCGATCAGCCTGTCCTTCTGGCGCTGGAGCGGGGCAGTGATCGTGATGGCGCCGCTGGCGCTGCCGGCGCTGTGGAAGCAGCGCGCGACCCTTCGGCAGGACTGGCTGGCGGTGCTGGTGCTGGGCTTCCTGTCGGTCACCGGTTTCACCACGCTGGTCTATGTCGGGCTGCGCTATACGACGGCCACCAACCTGTCGCTGCTGAACGCCACCATGCCGGTGATGATCCTGATCGTTGCCCGGCTGCTGCTGGGCCATGTGATCGGCCGGCAGCGGCTGATGGGTGTGGCGGTATGTCTGGCCGGGGTGGTGTTGATCGTCGGCCAGGGCAGCCTTGAGACGCTGCTGGCGGTGCGCTTCAACCCCGGCGACCCGATCATCCTGGCGGCGATGCTGTGCTGGGCCAGCTATTCCGTGCTGCTGGCGCGCCTGAAGCCGCGCCTGCCGATGCTGCCCTTCCAGCTAGCCGCCTTTGTCGCCGGCTGGTTTTTCCTCGGCCTCGGTTTTGCGTGGGAGGCGGCGGCGGGCGCGGCCTGGTGGCCGTCGCCGGCGGATGTCGGATGGGTGCCGCTGGTCAGCCTGGTCTTCCTGGCAGTGTTTCCCTCCGTGCTGGCCTTCCTGTTCTGGCAGAAGGGCATTGAGGCAACCTCGCCGGGCACGGCGGGCTACTTCATCTATCTGGTGCCGGTGTTCGGCACGCTGCTGGCGGTGCTGACGTTGGGGGAGCGGCTGTACTGGTTCCATTTTGCCGGCATGGCGGCGATCTTCGCCGGCATCTGGCTGGCCCAGCGGACTACAGCGAAAACCGGCTGA
- the smpB gene encoding SsrA-binding protein SmpB, whose protein sequence is MSGDKAAQKAERYRIVADNRRARHDYFIEDTLEVGIMLLGTEVKSLRAGRASIGESYAGPKAGELYLFNAHIPEYGQAANQMNHEPRRTRKLLVHRRELAKLLGMVKREGATLVPLQMYFNERGIAKLQLGLAKGKKLADKRETAKKRDWQRDKARLLREKG, encoded by the coding sequence ATGTCGGGCGATAAGGCCGCCCAGAAGGCCGAGCGCTATCGGATTGTCGCCGATAACCGCCGGGCACGGCACGATTACTTCATCGAGGACACGCTGGAAGTCGGCATCATGCTGCTGGGCACGGAGGTGAAATCCCTCCGTGCCGGGCGGGCCAGCATCGGCGAATCCTACGCCGGGCCGAAGGCGGGCGAGCTGTATCTGTTCAACGCCCATATCCCGGAATACGGGCAGGCCGCGAACCAGATGAATCACGAGCCGCGGCGGACGCGCAAGCTGCTGGTGCATCGGCGCGAGCTGGCGAAGCTGCTCGGCATGGTGAAGCGCGAGGGCGCCACGCTGGTGCCGCTGCAGATGTATTTCAACGAACGCGGCATCGCCAAGCTGCAGCTCGGCCTCGCCAAGGGCAAGAAGCTGGCGGACAAGCGCGAGACGGCGAAGAAACGCGACTGGCAGCGCGACAAGGCCCGGTTGCTGCGCGAAAAGGGCTGA
- the dapA gene encoding 4-hydroxy-tetrahydrodipicolinate synthase: MAKPPFSGAITALITPFANGAVDEKKFQAFVDWQIKEGINGVVPCGTTGESPTLSHEEHNRVTALCVEVAKGRVPVIAGTGSNSTAEAISLTQHAQKAGADAALIVTPYYNKPTQAGMIAHYKAIHDATDIPIIIYNIPGRSVVDMKVETMAELAKLPRIVGVKDATNDLTRPVTTRLAIDADFAQLSGEDGTQVAYLGQGGHGCISVTANVAPRLCSEMHAAWKAGDFTKVQQINDRLMPLHEALFCESSPGPVKYAASLLGKSDAGTRLPLTEIAASSKARVEAAMKSAGLLN; encoded by the coding sequence ATGGCCAAGCCGCCGTTCAGCGGTGCCATCACCGCCTTGATCACGCCGTTCGCAAACGGGGCGGTGGACGAGAAAAAATTCCAGGCTTTCGTGGACTGGCAGATCAAAGAAGGCATCAACGGCGTCGTGCCCTGCGGCACGACCGGCGAATCGCCGACGCTGAGCCATGAGGAGCATAACCGCGTCACCGCGCTGTGCGTCGAGGTCGCCAAGGGGCGCGTGCCGGTGATTGCCGGTACCGGCTCGAACTCGACCGCCGAGGCGATCAGCCTGACTCAGCATGCCCAGAAGGCCGGTGCCGATGCGGCGCTGATCGTCACGCCTTACTACAACAAGCCGACCCAGGCCGGCATGATCGCCCATTACAAGGCGATCCATGATGCGACCGACATTCCGATCATCATCTACAATATTCCCGGCCGCTCGGTCGTGGACATGAAGGTGGAGACGATGGCGGAACTGGCGAAGCTGCCGCGCATCGTCGGCGTGAAGGACGCAACCAACGACTTGACCCGCCCGGTGACGACACGGCTTGCCATCGATGCGGATTTCGCCCAGCTCTCCGGCGAGGACGGCACCCAGGTGGCCTATCTGGGGCAGGGCGGGCATGGCTGCATCTCGGTCACCGCCAATGTGGCACCGCGTCTCTGCTCGGAGATGCATGCCGCGTGGAAGGCCGGGGATTTCACCAAGGTCCAGCAGATCAACGACCGGCTCATGCCGCTACATGAGGCGCTGTTCTGCGAATCCAGCCCCGGCCCGGTGAAATACGCCGCGTCGCTGCTGGGCAAGTCGGACGCCGGAACCCGGCTGCCGTTGACCGAGATCGCCGCGTCCAGCAAGGCGCGGGTCGAGGCGGCGATGAAAAGCGCGGGTCTGCTCAACTAA